One stretch of Bacillus spongiae DNA includes these proteins:
- a CDS encoding ABC-F family ATP-binding cassette domain-containing protein, giving the protein MKVLMAEGLTKSYGEKMLFRNISFSIAEKQRIGLIGINGTGKSSLLKLVASIDLLDQGMISTPKEYTIAYLDQDPHLNPELTVLEQVFESDAKIVKLMKKYEESLRALEKDPTNEEKQERLFTLQKEMDLHQAWEANATVKTILTKLGITFFDQKVGELSGGQQKRVALAQVLVEMPDLLILDEPTNHLDYESIEWLQEYLAKYSGSVLFVTHDRYFLDAVSNQIFELDKASLYAYKGNYQDFIEAKSIREENEQATREKQKNLFRNELEWMRRGAKARTTKQKARIGRFEQLDATLASYQSETDLEINIKGSRLGKKVIELKNVSKKFDGKEILTSINYLFKPQDRIGIVGKNGTGKSTFLNILAGLEPIDSGEVEIGQTVKMAYYTQQSEEMPPNLRMIDYIREEAEVVTLKTGEHISVSAMLERFLFPMSTHGTPLRKLSGGEKRRLFLLKLLMQNPNVLLLDEPTNDLDTQTLTVLEAYLEEFPGVVITVSHDRYFLDKVATQLLVFQGEGKLGMYYGIYSDYVKYENAPKESSVQLKQKSAERNAPSTQSKKMTYKEKMEWETIEEKIEETEIMIEEAEQKMEQVGSDFELAQSIMKELEELNAQLEHLIERWTYLSELSSS; this is encoded by the coding sequence ATGAAAGTATTAATGGCAGAAGGGCTTACGAAGTCTTACGGGGAAAAGATGTTGTTTCGAAATATTTCCTTTTCGATTGCTGAGAAGCAAAGAATAGGTTTAATTGGTATTAATGGGACGGGCAAATCTAGTCTTTTAAAATTAGTAGCTAGTATCGACTTACTCGATCAAGGAATGATATCTACGCCCAAAGAGTATACCATTGCGTACCTAGATCAAGATCCGCATTTAAATCCTGAACTGACAGTTTTAGAGCAAGTTTTTGAGAGTGATGCGAAGATCGTGAAGTTAATGAAAAAATATGAAGAGTCTTTAAGGGCATTAGAGAAAGATCCGACAAATGAAGAAAAGCAGGAAAGGCTCTTTACTCTCCAAAAAGAAATGGACCTTCATCAAGCTTGGGAAGCGAATGCAACGGTAAAAACGATCTTGACAAAGCTTGGTATTACATTCTTTGATCAAAAGGTGGGAGAGTTATCCGGAGGGCAGCAAAAGAGGGTAGCACTTGCTCAAGTTTTGGTTGAAATGCCTGACCTGTTAATACTTGATGAACCAACAAACCATTTAGATTATGAAAGCATTGAATGGTTACAAGAATATTTAGCTAAATATTCAGGTTCCGTTTTATTTGTTACTCATGATCGATATTTCTTAGACGCTGTTTCAAATCAAATATTTGAATTAGATAAAGCCTCATTGTATGCCTACAAAGGGAACTACCAAGATTTTATTGAAGCGAAAAGTATTCGTGAAGAAAATGAACAAGCTACGAGAGAAAAACAAAAAAACCTATTCCGTAATGAATTAGAATGGATGCGCCGAGGAGCTAAAGCAAGAACGACGAAACAAAAAGCAAGGATTGGGCGATTTGAACAATTGGACGCTACGTTAGCTTCCTATCAATCAGAGACGGACCTTGAAATAAACATTAAAGGAAGCCGTTTAGGGAAAAAGGTCATTGAATTGAAAAATGTGTCAAAGAAATTTGACGGAAAAGAAATTTTGACCTCGATAAATTATTTGTTTAAACCCCAGGACCGAATTGGGATTGTTGGAAAAAATGGAACGGGAAAATCCACCTTTTTAAATATTCTTGCTGGACTCGAACCAATTGATTCAGGAGAAGTTGAAATAGGACAAACAGTGAAAATGGCTTATTATACTCAACAAAGTGAAGAGATGCCTCCAAATTTACGAATGATTGATTACATTCGTGAGGAAGCGGAGGTAGTGACACTAAAAACGGGTGAGCATATTTCCGTGTCTGCCATGTTAGAGCGTTTCCTTTTCCCAATGTCAACTCATGGTACTCCGTTAAGAAAATTATCAGGTGGAGAGAAAAGGCGCTTGTTCTTGTTAAAGCTATTGATGCAAAATCCAAATGTTCTACTCCTAGATGAACCAACGAATGACTTAGATACGCAAACGCTAACGGTTTTAGAAGCCTACTTGGAAGAATTTCCTGGGGTTGTCATCACGGTTTCACATGATCGCTACTTCTTAGATAAAGTGGCAACGCAACTGCTTGTCTTCCAAGGTGAAGGAAAGTTAGGAATGTATTATGGCATATACTCAGACTATGTTAAATACGAAAATGCTCCAAAAGAAAGTAGTGTACAATTAAAACAAAAGAGTGCAGAAAGAAATGCTCCTTCAACCCAATCAAAAAAAATGACCTATAAAGAAAAAATGGAATGGGAAACCATCGAAGAAAAGATTGAAGAAACCGAAATAATGATTGAAGAAGCAGAACAAAAAATGGAACAGGTAGGAAGTGATTTTGAACTAGCTCAATCCATTATGAAGGAGCTTGAAGAATTAAATGCTCAGCTAGAGCATTTAATTGAACGATGGACCTACCTTTCAGAACTTTCATCTTCATAA
- a CDS encoding HD domain-containing protein produces MSKEDVEQFVRELLKNDFSGHDWYHIDRVRTLALKIVNEEQIGNPDIVEYAALLHDVADKKLVNEATGAKWLEQALTKVPLLDEDKKHIKEIVMNISYNGGNEKKLHSIEGEIVRDADRLDAIGAIGIARVFAYGGSKGQAIFDPKVKVREEMSEEEYRNDKTSSVHHFYEKLFKLKDLMTTKTGKRIAEERTLFMQQYIHRFYEEWKGTK; encoded by the coding sequence ATGAGTAAAGAGGACGTTGAACAATTCGTAAGGGAACTTCTAAAGAATGATTTCTCTGGTCATGATTGGTACCATATTGACCGTGTAAGAACACTAGCGTTAAAAATAGTAAATGAGGAACAAATAGGAAATCCGGATATAGTTGAATATGCCGCATTATTACATGACGTAGCGGATAAAAAACTTGTAAATGAAGCAACTGGAGCAAAGTGGCTTGAACAAGCACTAACTAAAGTGCCGTTATTGGATGAAGACAAAAAACATATAAAAGAAATTGTTATGAATATCTCATATAACGGCGGAAATGAGAAGAAACTTCATTCGATTGAAGGGGAAATTGTTCGAGATGCAGACCGTCTTGATGCGATAGGAGCCATTGGCATCGCGAGAGTGTTTGCTTATGGTGGAAGCAAAGGCCAGGCGATTTTTGACCCTAAAGTAAAGGTAAGAGAAGAAATGTCGGAAGAAGAATATCGTAATGATAAAACATCTAGTGTTCATCACTTCTATGAAAAATTATTCAAGCTTAAAGATTTAATGACAACGAAGACAGGAAAACGGATTGCGGAAGAACGAACCCTATTTATGCAACAATATATACATAGATTTTATGAAGAATGGAAGGGTACAAAATGA
- a CDS encoding class I SAM-dependent methyltransferase, which translates to MFITTSARADAMAVTFAQALSERFHAPFVPRKKQSLNVMQAYHQSSCLVVHNTRIELHIKGEKRPFFFHPNSASLRMKRILKGEVDPLLQVAQVEQGDTILDCTLGLASDSIVLSYAAGEKGKVIGVEGNEYIAFIVKQGLANWSSALHEMNLAMRRIDVIQENYMDKLVELPDRSVDIVYFDPMFDEAILSSDGIQSLRSLALHQKITQETMIEAKRIARKRVILKNHFRSESFSELGFSVNVRKSSKFHFGYIQI; encoded by the coding sequence ATGTTTATTACAACATCCGCTCGTGCCGATGCAATGGCTGTCACTTTTGCTCAGGCATTATCCGAAAGGTTTCACGCTCCATTTGTACCTAGGAAGAAACAATCCTTAAATGTTATGCAGGCCTACCATCAATCATCTTGCCTTGTCGTTCATAATACAAGAATAGAACTACACATTAAGGGAGAGAAACGGCCTTTTTTCTTTCATCCTAACTCCGCTTCCTTACGTATGAAACGAATACTAAAAGGTGAAGTTGATCCTCTATTACAGGTGGCGCAAGTTGAACAAGGAGATACAATTCTGGACTGTACGCTTGGACTTGCTTCCGATAGCATTGTGTTAAGCTATGCTGCTGGAGAGAAGGGGAAGGTCATTGGAGTAGAGGGAAACGAGTATATAGCTTTTATTGTAAAACAAGGGTTAGCAAACTGGAGTAGTGCCCTTCATGAAATGAATCTTGCAATGAGAAGGATAGACGTCATTCAAGAGAATTATATGGATAAATTAGTAGAATTACCAGATCGAAGTGTTGATATCGTGTATTTTGACCCTATGTTTGATGAAGCAATTCTTTCTTCAGACGGAATTCAATCGCTACGGTCGCTTGCTTTACATCAAAAAATTACACAAGAAACGATGATTGAAGCCAAAAGAATAGCGAGAAAGCGAGTTATCTTAAAAAATCATTTTCGCTCAGAAAGTTTTTCAGAACTAGGCTTTTCGGTGAATGTTCGTAAAAGTTCGAAATTCCATTTTGGGTATATTCAAATATAA
- a CDS encoding BrxA/BrxB family bacilliredoxin, with product MTNAYEEYMKQMVKPMREELSNAGFKELITEEAVEEFMNENEDTALIVVNSVCGCAAGLARPAATQSILSAEKAPNRVATVFAGQDKLATAKMREYFSGLEPSSPSMALMKGKDVVHFIPREDIEGHSLEEIIRNLSSAFDQHC from the coding sequence ATGACGAATGCTTATGAGGAATATATGAAGCAAATGGTAAAACCGATGAGAGAGGAGCTCTCAAACGCTGGATTTAAGGAATTAATTACGGAAGAGGCTGTGGAAGAGTTTATGAATGAGAATGAAGACACTGCACTCATTGTCGTTAACTCCGTTTGTGGCTGTGCAGCTGGACTTGCACGTCCTGCCGCAACTCAGTCTATCTTATCTGCTGAAAAAGCTCCGAATCGAGTAGCAACCGTTTTTGCAGGACAAGATAAACTAGCAACAGCAAAAATGAGGGAGTATTTCTCAGGTTTAGAGCCTTCTTCTCCTTCAATGGCATTAATGAAAGGAAAAGATGTGGTTCACTTTATTCCACGTGAAGATATAGAAGGTCATTCGTTAGAAGAAATCATCAGAAATTTATCTAGTGCTTTTGACCAGCATTGCTAA
- a CDS encoding conserved virulence factor C family protein, whose amino-acid sequence MKIKSIEPTPSPNTMKIILNEELPSGTRANYKKEDTEGAPQLIQNLLQIEGVKGVYHVADFLAIERNAKFNWQGILNEVRSVFGESASTEGNENTSLQDHYGEVQVAIQFFKSIPMQVKLTDGEQEKRYSLGARFLKAIEKAQELGENVVLERKWKDSGIRYGDFDQIGEQIIEELEAAYPNERLEALLNVTPIDQRIDGEEKAVSLDDFSVDDWRERYRILEQLKSISLSDLPLLEVALKDEKPSIRRLAVVYLGMIEDRKVLPLLYLALQDKTVTVRRTAGDCLSDLGFNEATPAMCLALEDASKLVRWRAAMFLYEVGDESALPALRKAEGDSEFEVEMQIKMAIERIEEGEEAKGSVWKQMTDARKK is encoded by the coding sequence ATGAAAATAAAATCAATCGAACCAACACCTAGTCCAAATACAATGAAGATTATTTTAAATGAGGAACTCCCATCAGGTACACGGGCGAATTACAAAAAAGAAGATACTGAAGGTGCTCCACAACTCATACAAAATCTTTTGCAAATTGAAGGGGTAAAAGGCGTTTATCACGTTGCTGATTTTCTTGCCATTGAACGAAATGCGAAATTTAATTGGCAGGGAATTCTTAACGAGGTTCGTAGTGTGTTTGGGGAAAGTGCAAGCACTGAAGGAAATGAAAATACAAGCCTTCAGGACCATTATGGTGAGGTACAAGTAGCTATTCAATTTTTCAAAAGTATTCCAATGCAAGTCAAATTAACAGATGGCGAGCAAGAAAAACGCTACAGTTTAGGTGCTCGTTTCCTTAAAGCCATTGAGAAAGCACAAGAATTAGGTGAGAATGTAGTACTTGAACGGAAATGGAAGGATAGCGGAATTAGATATGGTGATTTTGATCAAATTGGAGAGCAAATCATTGAAGAGTTAGAGGCAGCCTATCCAAATGAACGACTGGAAGCTTTGCTGAATGTTACCCCTATAGACCAACGAATCGATGGAGAAGAAAAGGCTGTGTCGTTGGATGATTTTTCAGTTGATGATTGGCGCGAACGCTATCGTATACTAGAACAATTAAAGTCTATTTCATTATCTGATTTGCCTTTATTGGAGGTAGCATTAAAAGATGAGAAACCTTCAATTAGACGGTTAGCGGTTGTTTATTTAGGAATGATAGAAGATCGTAAAGTATTGCCATTATTGTATTTAGCACTTCAAGATAAAACCGTTACGGTCAGACGAACGGCTGGTGACTGTTTGTCTGATTTAGGGTTTAATGAAGCTACTCCAGCTATGTGCCTCGCACTTGAGGATGCTAGCAAGCTAGTGAGATGGCGTGCTGCCATGTTTTTGTATGAGGTCGGTGATGAGTCTGCTTTACCAGCCTTAAGAAAAGCTGAAGGTGATTCAGAGTTTGAAGTCGAAATGCAAATTAAAATGGCGATTGAACGTATAGAAGAAGGCGAAGAAGCTAAAGGTTCTGTGTGGAAACAAATGACAGATGCGAGAAAGAAATAA